One genomic segment of Bradyrhizobium diazoefficiens includes these proteins:
- a CDS encoding DNA translocase FtsK yields the protein MSMSAIERVIPLVGHLPPSIREGLARRMRELTGLGMVALAGVASAALMTWSVQDPSLSHATSRPIRNILGYAGAIGADLAMQILGLGAIMLVLTVAVWGWRMMTHRPFDREALRLGCWILCTVIAAGFVSCWPHGGAWPLPTGLGGVVGDALVRAPAVIFGPAGIIYRLVLGTILFVAMAATFLIACGLGAREHDDELAEIEDDDKPLDEDEDGDRGSVSLGWLFHALMSTKARLMWLCGAAYRALVSSGPKTKAASFSRQEPNLGGGRAAPSISPQAEDEDYGDDHEEEVDEEEEEEPVARAPRKKAAPKAASRKSSDKFELPSVSVLAAPKAGDRQPLSKAELEANSRSLEGVLQDFGVRGEIVKANPGPVVTLYELEPAPGIKSSRVIGLADDIARSMSALSARVAVVPGRNAIGIELPNAHREKVYLRELLIAKEATDTVAKLPLCLGKTIGGDPVIIDLARTPHMLIAGTTGSGKSVAINTMILSLVYRLRPDQCRLIMVDPKMLELSVYDGIPHLLTPVVTDPKKAVVALKWAVREMEERYKNMAKLGVRNIDGYNTRLLELKAKGEEPTRTVHTGFDKETGKAIYEEEKLSLDPLPYIVIIVDEMADLMMVAGKDIEGAVQRLAQMARAAGLHVILATQRPSVDVITGTIKANFPTRIAFQVTSKIDSRTILGEMGAEQLLGQGDMLYMAGGGRISRVHGPFASDEEVEKVVRHLKTQGQPEYLEAVTAEEPAEDEDGAVFDATGMGGDGGGDLFQQAVAIVKRDRKASTSYIQRRLQIGYNRAASLMERMELEGIVGPANHAGKREILVEEEDSHM from the coding sequence ATGAGCATGTCGGCAATCGAGCGTGTCATTCCACTGGTCGGCCATCTGCCGCCGTCGATCCGCGAGGGTCTGGCGCGGCGCATGCGCGAGCTCACCGGCCTCGGCATGGTCGCGCTGGCGGGCGTGGCCTCGGCCGCGCTGATGACCTGGTCGGTGCAGGACCCCAGCCTCAGCCACGCGACCTCGCGGCCGATCCGCAACATTCTCGGCTATGCCGGCGCGATCGGCGCCGACCTTGCGATGCAGATCCTCGGGCTCGGCGCCATCATGCTGGTCCTGACCGTCGCGGTCTGGGGCTGGCGCATGATGACGCATCGGCCGTTCGACCGCGAAGCGCTGCGGCTCGGCTGCTGGATTCTCTGCACCGTGATCGCGGCGGGCTTTGTCAGTTGCTGGCCGCATGGCGGCGCCTGGCCGCTACCGACCGGACTCGGCGGCGTGGTCGGCGATGCCCTGGTGCGCGCACCCGCGGTGATTTTCGGGCCGGCGGGCATAATCTATCGCCTGGTGCTCGGCACGATCCTGTTCGTGGCGATGGCGGCAACGTTCCTGATCGCCTGCGGTCTCGGCGCACGCGAGCATGACGACGAGCTCGCCGAGATCGAGGATGACGACAAGCCGCTCGACGAGGACGAGGACGGCGACCGCGGCTCGGTGTCGCTGGGCTGGCTGTTTCACGCGCTGATGAGCACCAAGGCTCGCTTGATGTGGCTGTGTGGTGCCGCTTACCGCGCGCTGGTCTCGAGCGGACCGAAGACCAAGGCCGCCAGCTTCAGCCGCCAGGAGCCGAATCTCGGCGGCGGCCGCGCCGCACCGTCGATCTCGCCGCAGGCCGAAGACGAAGATTACGGGGACGATCACGAAGAAGAGGTCGACGAGGAGGAGGAAGAGGAGCCGGTCGCGCGCGCTCCGCGCAAGAAGGCCGCGCCAAAAGCCGCCTCCAGGAAATCCTCCGACAAGTTCGAGCTTCCGTCCGTCTCTGTGCTGGCCGCGCCCAAGGCCGGTGATCGCCAGCCGCTCAGCAAAGCCGAGCTGGAAGCCAATTCGCGCTCGCTCGAAGGCGTGCTGCAGGATTTCGGCGTGCGCGGCGAGATCGTGAAGGCCAATCCGGGCCCCGTCGTCACGCTTTACGAGCTGGAGCCGGCGCCCGGCATCAAGTCATCCCGCGTGATCGGGCTTGCCGACGACATCGCCCGCTCGATGAGCGCTTTGTCGGCGCGCGTCGCCGTCGTGCCCGGCCGCAACGCGATCGGCATCGAGCTGCCGAACGCGCACCGCGAAAAGGTCTATCTGCGCGAGCTGTTGATCGCAAAGGAAGCGACCGACACGGTTGCGAAGCTGCCGCTGTGCCTCGGCAAGACCATCGGTGGCGACCCCGTCATCATCGATCTCGCGCGCACGCCGCACATGCTGATCGCCGGCACCACCGGCTCGGGCAAGTCGGTCGCGATCAACACCATGATCCTCAGCCTGGTCTACCGGCTGCGCCCCGACCAGTGCCGGCTGATCATGGTCGATCCGAAGATGCTCGAACTGTCCGTTTATGACGGCATCCCGCATCTGCTCACGCCCGTCGTGACCGATCCGAAGAAGGCGGTGGTCGCGCTGAAATGGGCCGTGCGCGAGATGGAAGAGCGCTACAAGAACATGGCCAAGCTCGGTGTGCGCAACATCGACGGCTACAACACGCGCCTGCTCGAATTGAAGGCCAAGGGCGAAGAGCCGACGCGCACGGTGCATACCGGCTTCGACAAGGAGACCGGCAAGGCGATCTACGAGGAAGAGAAGCTCTCGCTCGATCCGCTGCCCTACATCGTCATCATCGTCGACGAAATGGCCGACCTGATGATGGTCGCCGGCAAGGACATCGAAGGCGCGGTGCAGCGCCTCGCACAGATGGCGCGCGCCGCCGGTCTGCATGTAATCCTGGCGACGCAGCGACCGTCGGTGGACGTCATCACCGGCACCATCAAGGCGAACTTCCCGACCCGCATCGCCTTCCAGGTGACGTCGAAGATCGACAGCCGCACCATTCTGGGCGAGATGGGCGCCGAGCAGCTGCTCGGCCAGGGCGACATGCTCTACATGGCGGGCGGCGGCCGCATCAGCCGCGTGCACGGACCGTTCGCGTCCGACGAGGAAGTCGAGAAGGTCGTGCGCCACCTCAAGACCCAGGGCCAGCCCGAATATCTCGAAGCTGTTACCGCTGAAGAGCCGGCCGAGGACGAGGACGGCGCGGTGTTCGACGCCACCGGCATGGGCGGGGATGGCGGCGGCGATCTCTTCCAGCAGGCCGTTGCGATCGTCAAACGCGACCGCAAGGCCTCGACCAGCTACATCCAGCGGCGCCTGCAGATCGGCTACAACCGTGCTGCATCGCTGATGGAGCGCATGGAACTGGAAGGCATCGTCGGACCCGCCAACCACGCCGGCAAGCGCGAGATTCTGGTCGAGGAAGAAGACAGCCATATGTGA
- a CDS encoding aminotransferase class I/II-fold pyridoxal phosphate-dependent enzyme translates to MAMTASSRAPQSGGSSDNERSPFVRLNELLAPHQPGKPLISLAVGEPQHPVPDFVGPVLARHIADFGRYPANKGTDPFRKAAGAWLSSRFKLPRPLDPETEILVLNGSREGLFLAAIAAARYVGPKPGKPAILMPNPFYPVYGAGAGAAACEPVYLPTTIENGFLPDLDAIDEATLARTVAFYLASPANPQGSVASRDYFTRLKQLADRYGFVILSDECYSEIYTREAPGSALECAGPDFTRVVAFQSLSKRSNLPGLRVGFAAGDKKFIGMFLELRNIAAPQVPVPLQHVATVAYGDEAHVEENRRLYRIKFDLADQIIGNRYGYRRPDAGFCVWLNTSEVGDDVSVTLKLFKDAGVRVVPGSYLARRQPDGFNPGAGYIRLALVQDSETTAQALHRLVETLG, encoded by the coding sequence ATGGCCATGACCGCTTCATCCCGCGCGCCGCAGAGCGGTGGAAGCTCCGATAACGAACGCTCGCCCTTCGTCCGGCTGAACGAGCTGCTGGCGCCGCATCAACCCGGCAAGCCCTTGATTTCACTCGCGGTCGGCGAACCGCAGCATCCCGTGCCTGATTTCGTCGGCCCGGTGCTGGCCAGGCACATCGCCGATTTCGGCCGTTACCCCGCCAACAAGGGCACCGACCCGTTCCGCAAAGCAGCGGGCGCCTGGCTGTCGTCGCGTTTCAAGCTGCCGCGGCCGCTCGACCCCGAGACCGAGATTCTCGTCCTCAATGGCAGCCGCGAGGGCCTGTTCCTCGCCGCGATCGCAGCGGCGCGCTATGTCGGCCCGAAGCCCGGCAAGCCCGCCATCCTGATGCCGAACCCGTTCTATCCGGTCTATGGTGCCGGTGCCGGCGCGGCAGCCTGCGAGCCGGTCTATCTGCCGACCACCATCGAAAACGGTTTCCTGCCCGATCTCGATGCCATCGACGAGGCGACGCTGGCGCGCACCGTGGCATTCTATCTGGCTTCGCCCGCCAATCCGCAGGGCTCGGTCGCCTCGCGGGATTATTTCACGCGCCTGAAGCAGCTCGCCGACCGCTATGGCTTCGTGATCCTCAGCGACGAATGCTACTCCGAGATCTACACCCGCGAGGCCCCGGGCAGCGCGCTTGAATGTGCCGGCCCCGACTTCACCCGCGTGGTTGCATTCCAGTCGCTGTCGAAGCGCTCCAACCTGCCGGGCCTGCGCGTCGGCTTCGCCGCCGGTGACAAGAAATTCATCGGCATGTTCCTGGAGCTGCGCAACATCGCGGCGCCGCAGGTGCCGGTACCGCTCCAGCACGTCGCGACCGTTGCCTATGGCGACGAGGCGCATGTCGAGGAGAACCGCAGGCTCTATCGGATCAAGTTCGATCTCGCCGACCAGATCATCGGCAATCGCTACGGCTATCGCCGGCCCGATGCCGGCTTCTGCGTCTGGCTCAATACGTCGGAGGTCGGCGACGACGTCTCCGTCACTCTCAAGCTGTTCAAGGACGCCGGCGTGCGCGTGGTGCCCGGCTCCTATCTGGCGCGGCGTCAGCCTGACGGCTTTAATCCCGGTGCCGGCTACATTCGCCTGGCGCTGGTACAGGATAGTGAGACCACGGCGCAGGCGCTGCACCGGCTGGTCGAAACTCTGGGTTAG
- a CDS encoding GFA family protein, with amino-acid sequence MRLEGGCYCGEVRYVAEGDPMMQAQCHCRECQYISGGAPNTFIAMPAAGFSYITGQPKQFTRKDLERAVTREFCAECGTHLVTKVPGLPAAVVKVGTLDEPKQFQPQMAIFTCDKQEFHTIPAGMKTFEKLPGH; translated from the coding sequence ATGCGTTTGGAAGGCGGATGCTATTGCGGCGAGGTGCGCTACGTGGCCGAGGGCGACCCGATGATGCAGGCGCAATGTCATTGCCGCGAGTGCCAGTACATCTCGGGCGGCGCGCCCAACACCTTCATCGCGATGCCGGCGGCCGGCTTCAGCTACATCACCGGACAGCCCAAGCAGTTCACGCGCAAGGACCTCGAACGCGCCGTGACGCGCGAATTCTGCGCCGAATGCGGCACGCATCTGGTGACCAAGGTCCCGGGCTTGCCGGCGGCGGTGGTTAAGGTCGGCACGCTGGATGAACCCAAGCAGTTCCAGCCGCAGATGGCGATCTTCACCTGCGACAAGCAGGAGTTTCATACGATTCCCGCCGGCATGAAGACATTCGAGAAGCTGCCGGGGCATTGA
- a CDS encoding ammonium transporter, translating to MTFKRPYGAGLAALAVGLFAATAAYAEPTINKGDNAWMLTSTVLVLLMTIPGLALFYGGLVRSKNMLSVLMQVFYTVCVVTVIWAVYGYSLAFTGGSDFIGGFSKAFMMGVTTDSKAATFSVDANISELIYMCFQMTFAAITPALIVGAFAERMKFAAIALFIPLWVTLIYFPIAHMVWYWPGPDAIQDAAKALAAAADGAAKTAAQAKLDEINADAGWIFKAGAIDFAGGTVVHINAGIAGLVGALLIGKRVGYGKELMAPHSLTMSMIGASLLWVGWFGFNAGSNLEANGGAALAMTNSFVATAAAALSWMFAEWIIKGHPSVLGVISGAVAGLVAVTPAAGFAGVMGAIVLGLVVGVVCLFFCTVVKNALGYDDSLDVFGVHCIGGIVGALGTGILVNPALGGAGIMDYTAIPPKVADYDFAVQMLAQLKAVGTTLVWSGVGSAILYKVVDVIVGLRANVESEREGLDITDHTERAYNM from the coding sequence ATGACGTTCAAGCGTCCCTATGGCGCGGGATTGGCGGCTCTCGCAGTCGGCCTGTTCGCTGCGACCGCAGCCTATGCCGAGCCGACGATCAACAAGGGAGACAACGCCTGGATGCTGACATCGACAGTGCTCGTGCTGTTGATGACCATCCCCGGCCTCGCGCTGTTCTATGGCGGCCTCGTCCGTTCCAAGAACATGCTCTCGGTCCTGATGCAGGTATTCTACACCGTCTGCGTCGTTACCGTGATCTGGGCCGTGTACGGCTACAGCCTCGCCTTCACCGGCGGCTCCGACTTCATCGGCGGCTTCTCCAAGGCCTTCATGATGGGCGTCACCACCGATTCGAAGGCCGCGACCTTCTCGGTCGACGCCAACATCTCGGAGCTCATCTATATGTGCTTCCAGATGACCTTCGCGGCGATCACGCCCGCCCTCATCGTCGGCGCCTTTGCCGAGCGCATGAAGTTCGCGGCGATCGCCCTGTTCATCCCGCTCTGGGTCACGCTGATCTACTTCCCGATCGCGCACATGGTCTGGTACTGGCCCGGCCCGGACGCGATCCAGGATGCGGCCAAGGCGCTCGCCGCTGCGGCTGATGGAGCAGCAAAGACCGCGGCCCAGGCCAAGCTCGACGAGATCAACGCCGACGCCGGCTGGATCTTCAAGGCGGGCGCGATCGACTTCGCAGGCGGCACCGTGGTGCACATCAACGCCGGCATCGCAGGCCTCGTCGGCGCTCTCCTGATCGGCAAGCGCGTCGGTTACGGCAAGGAGTTGATGGCCCCGCACTCGCTGACCATGTCGATGATCGGCGCCTCGCTGCTCTGGGTCGGCTGGTTCGGCTTCAACGCCGGCTCCAACCTCGAAGCCAACGGCGGCGCTGCGCTTGCCATGACCAACTCCTTCGTCGCCACCGCAGCCGCTGCGCTGTCGTGGATGTTCGCGGAGTGGATCATCAAGGGTCACCCGTCGGTGCTCGGCGTCATCTCCGGCGCCGTCGCGGGCCTCGTGGCCGTGACGCCTGCCGCCGGCTTCGCCGGCGTGATGGGCGCGATCGTCCTCGGCCTCGTGGTCGGCGTGGTCTGCCTGTTCTTCTGCACCGTCGTGAAGAACGCGCTCGGCTACGATGACTCGCTCGACGTGTTCGGCGTGCACTGCATCGGCGGCATCGTCGGCGCCCTCGGCACCGGCATCCTGGTGAATCCTGCTCTCGGCGGCGCCGGGATCATGGACTACACCGCGATCCCGCCGAAGGTGGCCGATTACGACTTCGCGGTCCAGATGCTCGCCCAGCTCAAGGCCGTCGGCACCACGCTGGTGTGGTCGGGTGTCGGTTCGGCGATCCTCTACAAGGTCGTTGATGTGATCGTTGGCCTGCGCGCCAACGTCGAGAGCGAGCGTGAAGGCTTGGACATCACCGACCACACCGAGCGCGCCTACAACATGTAA
- a CDS encoding P-II family nitrogen regulator, whose amino-acid sequence MKIVMAIIKPFKLEEVRDALTAIGVHGLTVTEVKGYGRQKGHTEIYRGAEYAVSFLPKIKIEVAIASEQVDKTIDAITSAAKTGQIGDGKIFVINLDHAVRIRTGEADAAAL is encoded by the coding sequence ATGAAAATTGTTATGGCGATCATCAAGCCATTCAAGCTGGAAGAAGTCCGCGACGCCCTGACCGCCATCGGCGTTCACGGTCTCACGGTGACGGAAGTCAAGGGATATGGCCGCCAGAAAGGCCACACGGAAATCTACCGCGGCGCCGAATATGCCGTGAGCTTCCTGCCCAAGATCAAGATCGAGGTCGCGATCGCCTCCGAGCAGGTCGACAAGACCATCGATGCCATCACGTCCGCGGCGAAAACCGGACAGATCGGCGACGGCAAGATCTTCGTCATCAACCTCGACCATGCGGTTCGCATCCGCACCGGCGAGGCCGATGCCGCGGCCCTCTGA
- a CDS encoding ATP-dependent Clp protease proteolytic subunit, with translation MRDMLQLVPMVVEQSARGERSFDIYSRLLRERIIFLNGEVNDALSGLVCAQLLFLEAENPHKPINLYINSYGGVVTSGFAMYDTMQFIKAPVHTLCMGTARSMGSFLLMAGEPGHRAALPNASLHVHQPLGGFQGQASDILIHANEMQETKRRIIRLYAQHCRRSEAEVERTLDRDHFMTAQQGVEWGLIDRVFAARDAA, from the coding sequence ATGCGCGACATGCTTCAGCTCGTCCCTATGGTCGTCGAACAATCCGCGCGCGGCGAACGATCCTTCGACATCTATTCGAGGCTGCTGCGCGAACGCATCATCTTCCTGAACGGCGAGGTCAACGACGCCCTGTCCGGGCTGGTCTGCGCGCAGCTGCTGTTCCTCGAAGCCGAGAATCCCCACAAACCGATCAACCTCTACATCAACTCCTATGGCGGCGTGGTCACCAGCGGATTTGCGATGTACGACACAATGCAGTTCATCAAGGCGCCGGTTCATACGCTGTGCATGGGCACCGCGCGCTCGATGGGTTCGTTCCTGCTGATGGCCGGCGAGCCCGGTCACCGCGCCGCTTTGCCCAATGCAAGCCTTCACGTGCATCAGCCGCTCGGCGGCTTCCAGGGCCAGGCCTCCGACATCCTGATCCACGCCAACGAGATGCAGGAGACCAAACGACGCATCATCCGGCTCTACGCGCAACATTGCCGGCGCTCCGAGGCGGAGGTGGAACGAACCCTGGACCGCGACCACTTCATGACCGCGCAGCAAGGCGTCGAATGGGGACTGATCGACCGGGTGTTTGCCGCGCGCGACGCGGCCTGA
- a CDS encoding SRPBCC family protein, translated as MSDAMKPDRPDAKLVLEFDFDAPPPKVWRAVTIPELRQRWLPDCDLAGAEPESSIPGEEVRYHIRDSEPPFRESHVIFRIEPNEDGGTRFRIIQQACDVSVKLPQPANTNCCLMRAAA; from the coding sequence ATGAGCGACGCCATGAAGCCTGATCGCCCCGATGCAAAGCTGGTGCTCGAATTCGATTTCGATGCACCGCCGCCAAAAGTCTGGCGTGCCGTGACCATCCCTGAATTGCGTCAGCGCTGGTTGCCCGATTGCGACCTGGCAGGCGCCGAGCCGGAATCGTCGATCCCGGGCGAAGAGGTCCGCTACCATATCCGCGATTCCGAACCGCCGTTTCGCGAGAGCCACGTTATCTTCCGGATCGAGCCGAACGAGGACGGCGGCACGCGCTTCCGCATCATCCAGCAGGCCTGCGACGTCAGCGTAAAACTGCCGCAGCCGGCCAATACCAATTGCTGCCTGATGCGCGCAGCGGCCTAG
- a CDS encoding ArsR/SmtB family transcription factor, with translation MIEADIFKALADPTRRKVFEKLAGGSLNASALRDGLEISQPAMSQHLSVLRAAGLVREQRQGRFVNYEVDPDGIAAIGTWLARYRAYWPKRMAALADLLKDMDQ, from the coding sequence ATGATCGAAGCCGACATCTTCAAGGCGCTGGCCGACCCGACCCGCCGCAAGGTCTTTGAGAAACTCGCTGGCGGCAGCCTGAATGCCAGCGCCTTGCGCGACGGATTGGAGATCAGCCAGCCGGCGATGTCGCAGCATCTTTCGGTGCTGCGCGCGGCAGGGCTCGTGCGCGAACAGCGGCAGGGCCGCTTTGTGAATTACGAAGTCGATCCGGACGGAATCGCCGCCATCGGGACATGGCTCGCGCGCTACCGTGCCTATTGGCCGAAGCGCATGGCAGCACTCGCCGACCTCTTGAAGGACATGGACCAATAA
- a CDS encoding ammonium transporter, whose product MAGLLRRAAAMAAPIGCVSVMASPARAAASEINTADTAWMIVATALVLMMTIPGLALFYSGMVRKKNVLATMAQSLAAVTLISILWVAFGYSLCFVGDGPWIGSLDRWFLAGMTMDSVNPAAKTIPESLFMLYQMTFAIITVALVAGSVADRMRFSAYLLFSVAWFIFVYIPLAHWVWGGGFLNSMGVMDFAGGLVVHLSAGTAGLVAAKVMGRRHGYGSENLSPFDLSLAVMGTGLLWVGWFGFNGGSAGAANSRAVMAIIATHLAACSGALTWGAIEWSTRRKPSVLGMISGAVAGLGTITPASGFVAPWHGIVIGIVAGAVCYWACTWLKHRFDYDDSLDVFGVHGIGGLTGTLLAGVFATSAIGGTAGLLEGHPQQLLIQFYGVAVTFVWSAGVSFVLLKLVGLFVPLRVSREQELEGLDITQHGEALQ is encoded by the coding sequence ATGGCGGGATTGTTGCGCCGCGCAGCTGCTATGGCTGCGCCGATCGGATGTGTGTCCGTGATGGCTTCGCCGGCGCGCGCCGCGGCTTCCGAAATCAACACCGCCGACACCGCCTGGATGATCGTCGCCACCGCGCTGGTGCTGATGATGACGATCCCGGGACTGGCGCTGTTCTACTCCGGCATGGTGCGCAAGAAGAACGTGCTTGCGACTATGGCGCAGAGCCTCGCCGCGGTGACGCTGATCTCCATTCTCTGGGTCGCGTTCGGCTATTCGCTGTGCTTCGTCGGCGATGGCCCGTGGATCGGCTCGCTCGACCGCTGGTTCCTCGCCGGCATGACCATGGACAGCGTCAATCCGGCGGCGAAGACGATCCCGGAATCGCTGTTCATGCTGTACCAGATGACGTTCGCCATCATCACGGTGGCGCTGGTCGCCGGCTCGGTCGCAGACCGGATGCGGTTCTCCGCTTATCTCTTGTTCTCCGTCGCCTGGTTTATCTTCGTCTACATTCCGCTGGCGCATTGGGTCTGGGGCGGCGGCTTCCTCAACAGCATGGGGGTGATGGATTTCGCCGGCGGCCTCGTGGTGCATCTGTCGGCCGGCACCGCCGGTCTCGTCGCCGCCAAGGTGATGGGACGCCGTCACGGCTACGGTAGCGAAAATCTCTCGCCGTTCGATCTGTCGCTCGCGGTGATGGGCACCGGGCTGCTGTGGGTCGGCTGGTTCGGCTTCAACGGCGGCTCGGCGGGCGCGGCCAATTCGCGCGCGGTGATGGCGATCATCGCGACCCATCTGGCCGCCTGCTCCGGCGCACTGACCTGGGGCGCGATCGAATGGTCGACGCGGCGCAAGCCCTCGGTGCTCGGCATGATCTCCGGCGCGGTCGCAGGGCTCGGCACCATCACACCGGCCTCCGGCTTCGTCGCGCCGTGGCACGGCATCGTCATCGGCATCGTTGCCGGCGCGGTCTGCTACTGGGCCTGTACCTGGCTGAAGCATCGCTTCGACTATGACGATTCACTCGACGTGTTCGGCGTCCACGGCATCGGCGGCCTGACCGGCACGCTGCTCGCCGGCGTGTTCGCGACCAGCGCGATCGGCGGCACCGCCGGCCTGCTCGAAGGTCATCCGCAGCAGCTTCTGATCCAGTTCTACGGCGTCGCCGTCACCTTCGTCTGGTCGGCCGGCGTGAGTTTTGTGCTGCTCAAGCTGGTCGGCCTGTTCGTGCCCTTGCGGGTGTCGCGCGAGCAGGAGCTGGAGGGCCTCGATATCACCCAGCACGGCGAGGCGCTTCAGTAA
- a CDS encoding P-II family nitrogen regulator — MKLVVAIIKPFKLDEVRQALTAIGVHGMTVTEVKGYGRQKGHTEIYRGAEYVVNFLPKLRIEIAVASDIADKAVGVITASARTGQIGDGKIFVTPIDHALRIRTGETDSDAL; from the coding sequence ATGAAACTCGTCGTCGCGATCATCAAACCCTTCAAGCTCGATGAGGTCCGTCAGGCCCTGACGGCGATCGGCGTCCACGGCATGACTGTCACCGAGGTGAAGGGTTACGGCCGCCAGAAGGGCCACACCGAGATCTATCGCGGCGCCGAATATGTCGTGAACTTCCTGCCGAAGCTGCGGATCGAGATCGCGGTCGCCTCCGACATCGCCGACAAGGCGGTTGGCGTGATTACGGCGTCGGCGCGTACGGGTCAGATCGGCGACGGCAAGATTTTCGTCACGCCGATCGACCACGCGCTGCGCATCCGCACCGGCGAAACCGACAGCGACGCGCTCTAG
- a CDS encoding DUF4339 domain-containing protein, with protein MATWFYASEGKQQGPFPEGQFRELIAQGVVRADTLVWSEGMAGWQKAAEIPGLIGGGAPPMMPASGPPMGGGGYASSGYAGGAGGGSLAVDFGILEFTWRTLVLVIGSCFVIPVPWLFVWYTNWIVPCVKVPGRPNLSFTGNAMTLVPWFFGFIAFAIVIGFIGSQLLSNLLFIVQIVLYWLLIKWMVANLASNGQPLGLSFSGSVWAYIGWNLLFAISMITIIGWAWVAAAQMRWFCRNIEGTRREIVFKGSGLEILWRGIVAAILFCLIIPIPWVYRWIMNWFASQTELAPRGALGA; from the coding sequence ATGGCGACTTGGTTCTACGCATCCGAGGGCAAGCAGCAGGGGCCGTTTCCGGAGGGGCAATTCCGCGAGCTCATCGCCCAGGGCGTCGTGCGCGCCGATACGCTGGTGTGGTCCGAAGGCATGGCCGGCTGGCAGAAGGCCGCCGAAATCCCCGGCCTGATCGGCGGCGGTGCACCGCCGATGATGCCGGCGAGCGGTCCTCCGATGGGTGGTGGTGGTTATGCCAGCAGCGGCTACGCTGGTGGCGCCGGCGGAGGATCGCTGGCGGTTGATTTCGGCATCCTCGAGTTCACCTGGCGCACGCTCGTGTTGGTGATCGGCTCTTGCTTCGTCATTCCGGTGCCGTGGCTGTTCGTCTGGTACACGAACTGGATCGTACCCTGCGTCAAGGTCCCCGGCCGACCCAATCTCAGCTTCACCGGCAATGCGATGACATTGGTGCCGTGGTTTTTCGGCTTCATCGCGTTTGCGATCGTGATCGGCTTCATCGGCAGCCAGCTGCTCAGCAATCTGCTGTTCATCGTGCAGATCGTGCTCTACTGGCTCCTGATCAAATGGATGGTCGCGAACCTTGCCTCCAACGGGCAGCCGCTCGGCCTCAGCTTCAGCGGCTCGGTCTGGGCCTATATCGGCTGGAACCTGCTGTTCGCGATCTCCATGATCACCATCATCGGCTGGGCCTGGGTCGCCGCAGCCCAGATGCGCTGGTTCTGCCGCAATATCGAAGGCACGCGCCGCGAGATCGTGTTCAAGGGCAGCGGTCTCGAGATTCTCTGGCGCGGAATCGTGGCAGCGATCCTGTTCTGCCTCATCATCCCGATCCCATGGGTGTATCGCTGGATCATGAACTGGTTCGCATCGCAGACCGAGCTCGCGCCCCGCGGCGCGCTCGGAGCGTGA
- the tesB gene encoding acyl-CoA thioesterase II, producing the protein MSKSLIDLISILDLEQLEVNLFRGNSPKTSWQRVFGGQVIGQAMVAACRTVEDRLPHSLHCYFILPGDPQIPIIYQVERLRDGKSYSTRRVTAIQHGNAIFSIMVSFHADEETAFDHQDKMPDVPPPEKLTAEEVAKQPMFREMPEFIRRYYESDRPIELRPVELGRYFGQKIDDGRIHVWIRTAAKLPDDPALHMCALAYASDFSLLDAIMARYGRTLFDKRMMPASLDHAMWFHRPFRADEWLLYAQDSPSAQSGRGLTRGSIFKPDGTLVASVAQEGSVRERRS; encoded by the coding sequence ATGTCCAAAAGCCTGATCGACCTGATCTCGATCCTCGACCTCGAACAGCTCGAGGTGAATCTGTTCCGCGGCAACAGCCCGAAGACGAGCTGGCAGCGGGTGTTCGGCGGCCAGGTGATCGGGCAGGCCATGGTCGCGGCCTGCCGCACGGTCGAGGACCGGCTGCCGCATTCGCTGCACTGCTATTTCATCCTGCCCGGCGATCCGCAGATCCCGATCATCTATCAGGTCGAGCGCCTGCGCGACGGCAAGAGCTATTCGACGCGGCGCGTCACCGCGATCCAGCACGGCAACGCGATCTTCTCGATCATGGTGTCGTTCCACGCCGACGAGGAGACCGCATTCGATCACCAGGACAAGATGCCCGACGTGCCGCCGCCGGAAAAACTCACAGCGGAGGAGGTGGCGAAGCAGCCGATGTTCCGCGAGATGCCGGAGTTCATCCGCCGCTACTATGAATCCGATCGTCCGATCGAGCTGCGGCCGGTCGAGCTCGGCCGCTATTTCGGCCAGAAGATCGACGACGGCCGCATCCACGTCTGGATCAGGACCGCGGCGAAGCTGCCGGACGATCCGGCGCTGCACATGTGTGCGCTGGCCTATGCCTCGGACTTTTCGCTGCTCGATGCGATCATGGCACGCTATGGCCGCACGCTGTTCGACAAGCGCATGATGCCGGCGAGCCTCGACCATGCGATGTGGTTTCACCGCCCGTTTCGCGCCGACGAATGGCTGCTCTACGCCCAGGATTCGCCGAGCGCGCAATCAGGCCGCGGCCTGACCCGCGGCTCGATCTTCAAGCCCGACGGCACGCTGGTGGCCTCGGTCGCGCAGGAAGGCTCGGTGCGCGAGCGCCGGAGCTGA